The following are encoded in a window of Megachile rotundata isolate GNS110a chromosome 2, iyMegRotu1, whole genome shotgun sequence genomic DNA:
- the LOC100881905 gene encoding UPF0047 protein YjbQ isoform X1 has protein sequence MIFRLGEAYHIMASSNRRIQTGSAWFQTKINLRPQRRGIHHVTEEILRRIPELCEFSVGLCHIQILHTSASLALNENWDPDVRDDVEMMLNKIVPEGLAYRHSCEGPDDMPAHVKACFLGSSLSIPITDGKLTLGTWQGIWLCEHRNDAGSRKVAITLTGCLRDPARSPLSPVSPIASTSS, from the exons CGTATCATATCATGGCCTCATCAAATAGAAGGATTCAAACCGGTTCTGCTtggtttcaaacaaaaattaaccTAAGACCACAGCGTCGAGGTATTCATCATGTTACCGAAGAAATTTTAAGAAGAATTCCCGAACTCTGTGAATTTTCCGTCGGACTTTGTCATATACAAA ttcTTCACACTTCAGCAAGTTTAGCATTAAATGAAAATTGGGATCCAGATGTTAGAGACGATGTAGAAATGATGCTGAATAAAATAGTTCCTGAAGGGTTGGCCTATAGACACAGTTGTGAAGGACCAGATGATATG CCAGCACATGTAAAGGCATGTTTTCTGGGCTCTTCATTGAGTATTCCAATTACCGATGGCAAATTGACTTTGGGTACGTGGCAAGGAATTTGGTTGTGTGAACACCGTAATGATGCTGGAAGTCGCAAAGTAGCTATAACATTAACCGGTTGTCTCAGGGATCCTGCACGTAGCCCTTTGAGTCCTGTTAGTCCTATTGCTTCTACCAGTAGCTAG
- the LOC100881905 gene encoding UPF0047 protein YjbQ isoform X2, whose product MASSNRRIQTGSAWFQTKINLRPQRRGIHHVTEEILRRIPELCEFSVGLCHIQILHTSASLALNENWDPDVRDDVEMMLNKIVPEGLAYRHSCEGPDDMPAHVKACFLGSSLSIPITDGKLTLGTWQGIWLCEHRNDAGSRKVAITLTGCLRDPARSPLSPVSPIASTSS is encoded by the exons ATGGCCTCATCAAATAGAAGGATTCAAACCGGTTCTGCTtggtttcaaacaaaaattaaccTAAGACCACAGCGTCGAGGTATTCATCATGTTACCGAAGAAATTTTAAGAAGAATTCCCGAACTCTGTGAATTTTCCGTCGGACTTTGTCATATACAAA ttcTTCACACTTCAGCAAGTTTAGCATTAAATGAAAATTGGGATCCAGATGTTAGAGACGATGTAGAAATGATGCTGAATAAAATAGTTCCTGAAGGGTTGGCCTATAGACACAGTTGTGAAGGACCAGATGATATG CCAGCACATGTAAAGGCATGTTTTCTGGGCTCTTCATTGAGTATTCCAATTACCGATGGCAAATTGACTTTGGGTACGTGGCAAGGAATTTGGTTGTGTGAACACCGTAATGATGCTGGAAGTCGCAAAGTAGCTATAACATTAACCGGTTGTCTCAGGGATCCTGCACGTAGCCCTTTGAGTCCTGTTAGTCCTATTGCTTCTACCAGTAGCTAG